The DNA segment TGAAGTTAATGGGAATACTGCCGCATAATCATCTTCAATTAAGGCTTCCCATCCGGGTGAAACAAGATCAAGATACCAGGATGCAGCATATGCAATACCTGCAGGAGAAGCTTTGATGCAATTATCCCACTTCGATTTGTCTATTTCACTATGGCGAAAATACCTGATCAATTTTTATGTGCTGCTTTTACAATGTCTTCATAAACTTCTTTCCAGCCTTCCCATGGCTTTATATCTGAAATTGATTCATTGTGCCACAAAGACATGAACGTTCCATTTACTGCTTTTACTTCTTTTATCAGCGGACCAACATAGCTCATTACTTCAGCTGGTTGAACTTTCATGTAAAAACGTAGTGTTGCATCCATTACTGCAAAGGGATGAATGCGTAATCGTGTCGGAGTATCTCGGCTTAGATCGTAGAAGTAAAAGGAAGAACAAATTCCTGCGCGAAAACCTACTTCACCTGAAAAGCCCATAGTATAATCATCCGTAATATCATACTCGATCAGATTATGGTATGTTTCCGGTAATTTCATTTTCAGAAAATGCTGACGGCTTTTGGTAATGTCCCGGCGGACAATTTTCTCAAGACGTTTTTTCTCGAGAAACAATTTTGCTACATCCTGATTGGAAGCATAAGATGGATGGATTCCTACTTCACAATAGTCTGCGATCTGTTTTATCAGTGACTGAAATTTCTTACGACTTCCGGAAACATTTTTATCGTTCTCCGCATAGTCGCCAAGAAGAAAAAAGTAGATCGAGCTGATTTTATACTTATTCTGAATCTCAAATAAATGATCGTAAGTGTAATATGGATCCGGCTTCTTATTTAAGATTACCGAAAGCCTTTCAATGACTGCAGAAAAATCGAATCGGCTTAAAGAACGTAAAATGCTCCACTTGTTCTTAAAAAACCTTTTTCTTTAAATGCCCAGGCATTGTCAATATCTATCGTTGAAACGTACTGATAGCTTTGTTCTTTAAATGTCAATTTCGGAAATGCTTCTGCCAGGATCTCGCGGATCTTTTTTGCATAAATATTTACAATTGGTTTATGCAAAAATCCTTTTTGAAATGCCATACTCTGTGCTGCATCAAAACGTTCATGTTTGTCTTTTGTAAAAGGTAGATATTCTTCATACCTGCTGACCATATAAAATGATGCGGCAAATGGATCAAACGGTAAAACGTATTTGGGATGTGTTGCAAAAAATGCTTTCGTATCCTGCCAGTCAAGTACAGAAAGATCCTGCTGCTTGATCTTTTTTTCGAATAAAAATTGTGTGGCAAAGAAGAACAGTTCTTCTCCAAATTGCTTTTCGCTGTAATTGAATTTCGGTCCGTTATAGAAAATAAACTTATCTACGTCGTGAGTAATTTCGAATTCAATGCCTACCAGATCGGTTAGCATCAGATCAAAAATGTACCTCAGACGAGGAGTGGAAGAAGTGGTATATACTAGGACCAACGGGGAGTTTAAATGTTGGGCTAAGGTATGAAAATGTTTCTCAAAAATGTATTCAACACTAAGATCACTAAAATTCGTCACAAGAACACAGTGTGATATTTACTTTCACTTGTGCTCTTGTGCCAAAAACTTAGTGGTCTTAGTGTTAAAAAAATACATTTCACATTCCTTTCAAATGACCCCTTCATCCGCAAAACTATAATATCCATTCTGGGTAATGATTACATGATCCAATACAGAGATCTCTAATACCTTCCCGGCTTCAACAATATTTTTCGTTAGTTGAATATCGGCTGTACTTGGTTGAGTATTTCCGGAAGGATGGTTATGGCAAAGTATAATTGACAAAGCTTTCTGGTCAAGTGCTGCTTTAAAGATCATCCGTGGATCGGCAACTGTCCCACTCATTCCTCCTGTACTGATCTGTTGTTTGCTGATGATCCTGTTCGCGCGATTCAGAAAAAGTACCCAGAATTCTTCGTGTAAAAGATCGCCCAATAAAGGCTGGAAAATATCTACAGCATCTTTGCTACCTGTCACTTGAATTGCCTTTGTATCCTGAACTTCTTTACGACGCTTTCCCAGTTCAAGTGCTGCAAGAATGGTTATTGCTTTGGCTTTCCCAATGCCTTTCAGGCGCATCAGTTCCTGTACATTCAACCGACTGAGTTTATTCAGATTGTTATCGCATTCCTGAAGAATTTTTCTGGCAAGTTCAACTGCACTTTCATTCTGATTTCCGGTTGAAATGAGAATGGCAATTAATTCCGCATCGGTTAAAGTATGTCGGCCTTTTAGCATTAATTTTTCGCGGGGACGATCTTCTTCCGACCATGATTTTATACTTAGATGGTTTTCCATCTTGCAAGAAAAGAAGTAATAAAGAATTCTGCATCCAATAAAAGCGGGGAACTCTGCGAAATTTATGGCAAAAAAAAAGGGACTCGCATAAGTCCCTTCTTTTTTACTATGAAAACCGATTATTTTAAATGCGTTAAGTGTATAGCTAATTCACTTTTTAAGTTAGAAGCTTTGTTCTTGTGGATCACACTTTTTTTGGCAAGACGGTCAAGCATGGAAGCAAGTTTCGGAAGTTGCGCTGTAGCATCTGTCTTACTTGTTACTGCACGGAAATTTTTAATTGCATTACGAAGTGTTTTAGCCTGATAACGGTTTGTATCTCTTTTAGCTTCGTTGCTGCGGATGCGTTTGATTGACGATTTATGATTTGCCATTGTAAATTTGGTTTCTTTTAAGTTCTTATCAGCCAGACGTATTTCGCTGACCCGTATTTATTTTTGGGGATGCAAATATACGTAAACAGATGAATAATGCAATATTTATCAAGATGTTTTTGTGAGAAAACCTGATTTTGTAAAGTATTGAAAAACAGCATTATATGCAAAAAGTCATTGATTTTAATTCGTAACACGGTGCAAATAATTGCTACTTTTGTGACCTCACATTTATGAAAGAACTCTCAAAAAACTCAATTATAGGCGTTATTGGAGCCGGAACCATGGGTGCCGGAATTGCTCAGGTAGCCGCCACTGCAGGTCATTCTACGATTCTGCTCGATACAAATCATACCGTACTTAAGAAGGCAGAGGAATCGCTAAAGGCTACTTTTGTAAAACTGGTAGAAAAAGGAAAGTTTACAACTGAACAGGTTTCTGAAATAATCAACAGAATAAAATTTTCATCTGCCTTAATGGATTTTGGCAAATGTGATCTGATCATTGAAGCAATTGTTGAAGACCTTGCTGTCAAGCAAAGTGTTTTTGCAGAAATTGAATCGATCGTTTCCGATGATTGCATTATCGCTTCTAATACTTCTTCGTTATCCATTACTTCAATCGCTGCTGCTTGTAAACACCCGCAGAGAATAATTGGAATTCATTTTTTCAATCCTGCACCATTGATGCCATTGGTAGAAGTAATTCCTTCTATCACAACTGATGAATTGCTGGCAGAGAAAATTAAATCGTTTTTATCCGGATGGAAAAAAACGATCGTCATTGCGAAAGATACACCCGGATTTATCGTGAACCGTCTCGCTCGTTCTTATTACGGAGAATCTATTCGCATCTACGAAGAAGGTTGGGAAGGAATTCCGTCCGGGACTAAAGGATTTGCAACAATTGATTGGGCATTGAAAGAAATCGGTGGATTTAAAATGGGTCCGTTCGAATTAATGGATCTTATAGGGAATGATATCAATTACAAAGTAACGGAAACTGTGTGGACACAGTTCTTTTACGATGCACGTTACAAGCCATCGCTTACTCAGAAAAGATTGTTCGAAGCAAAACGGTTTGGAAAAAAATCGGGCGCGAAAAAAAGAAATTCTATTCATAAGAAGATTCAGCTCTAAGAGCGTCAAAAAATAATATGGCTGATTTTAAATCAACAATAGACAGTGCTTTTGCTTTTCAAGGTGATTCCATATTGATTGGAACTGCAATGCTAAACAAAGAAGCAGTTGTCAATACTCATGTCAAATGGCCTTTGAATATGGTCAGCAGACATGGACTCATTGCCGGTGCTACCGGAACAGGTAAAACAAAAACGATCCAGCATCTTGCTGAATCACTTTCTGAAAAAGGTGTAAGCGTTTTAGTGATGGACATCAAAGGTGATCTCAGTGGTGTTGCAAGACCCGGCACTGATAACCCGAAGATAGCAGAACGTGTTGCTAAAATTGGTATTGAATGGAAGCCCAAACAATATCCGGTTGAATTGATGTCTATATCCGGTGAAAAAGGATTAAGACTACGTGCAACGGTTTCTGAATTTGGTCCGTTGTTGCTTTCAAAAATTCTTGAACTAAACGACAATCAACAAGGTGCTGTCACAATTGTATTTAAATTTTGTGATGATCATCAGATGCCTTTACTGGATATAAAAGATTTCAGAGAAGTGTTACGGTATGTGACAAGTGAAGGCAAGGAACATATTAAAGAATATGGTTCGATCAGTCCTGCAACTGCAGGTGTGATCATGCGGAAACTTCTCGAACTCGAGCAACAAGGGGGAAGTCAGTTTTTCGGAGAAAAATCATTTGAAGTAAATGATCTTTTGAGAAAGAACTCGAATGGTCATGGTTATATAAACATCATCCGACTTTGTGATATCCAGGACAAACCGAAATTATTCTCGACTTTCATGCTTTGTTTACTTGCGGAGATCTATAAAACATTTCCCGAAATGGGGGATAAAGCTGCACCGAAAATTGCAATCTTCATCGATGAAGCACATCTGATCTTTAACGATGCAACTGATGCTTTAATGGATCAACTTGAACAAGTGATCCGCCTGATCCGATCGAAAGGTGTAGGAATTTATTTCTGTACACAAGTCCCCGGCGATATTCCTGAATCTGTATTAAGTCAGTTGGGTTCAAAATTCCAGCATGCTATGCGTGCTTTCACAGCGAAAGACAGAAAAGACATTAAACTAGTTGCACAAAATTATCCGGAGACAGAATTTTATAAAACGGATTCACTTATTACAGAAATGGGAATCGGTGAAGCGATGATCTCTGTATTAAATGAAAAGGGAATTCCGGCTCCATTAGTACATACTTTGTTGGCTCCACCGTTTACGCGAATGGATATTCTTACTCCTGAAGAACAAAACGAAATTGTAAACAATTCCAGCATTGCCCGTTCATATAATGAAGTGATTGACAGAAGCAGTGCATACGAAATGCTTACAAAGAAAATTCAGGGTGAGTCGGCGCCGTCAATAGAAGAAAGTAAAAAAGAAAAGTCCTCACAAAAAGAAGATGAAGGATTTGATATTAGCGGCAGAATTGCTGCGGTTTCAAAAAATCCTGTTGTGAAACAAGTCGCACGTGAATTAACCCGCGGGTTGATGGGAATGCTTTTCGGAACAAAACGCAGATAAGATATGAGCGAAGAATCTCTTGCAAATAAAGTTGTATCTAAAATGTATAACCACGACGGATTCAGTCAGTGGCTAGGAATTGAACGCATTCATGTAAGTGAAGGAAATTGCACCCTACGAATGACAGTAAGAAAAGATATGCTGAACGGATTCAAGATCGCTCACGGCGGAATTACGTATTCACTCGCCGACAGCGCACTTGCATTTGCTTCTAACAGTCATGGACGAATGGCGGTGTCTGTAGAAACAAGTATCTCACACACAAAATCTGTAAAAGAAGGAGATGTGATCACTGCAGTTGCAGAACAACTTTCATTGACAGATAAGATCGGAGTATATTCAGTAACAATAAAAAATCAATTGGATGAAACGGTGGCGTTGTTTAAGGGTACTGTCTACCGGACGCCAAAGCAATGGGAAGTTTAAGCATAAAATCAAAATTTGGTTAAAGGTCAAGAGTCAAAGGTCAAAGGTTATTTAGTGCACCTAAAAATTAAATACTGACCTCAAATTCAACTGATCCCAGAGGGATCACATATCGGTAGAAAAAAAAAGATAGCATCAGCATTGATCCCAGAGGGATCACATATCGGTAGAAAAAAAAAGATAGCATCGCATTGATCCCAGAGGGATCACATATCGGTAGAAAAAAAGATAGCATCAGCATTGATCCCAGAGGGATCACATATTGGTGCGATAAAAAAACGAATCATTAATTGGTGTTTGAAAAAATTAACACCACATTTATCAAAATCATGACCAACGCCTATATAATCGATTACATCCGCACCCCCATCGGTAGCTTCGCCGGCACATTAGCAGCGATCCGCACCGATGATCTTGCCGTAATCGTTCTCAAAGAAATAATCAAACGCAATCCGAATGTAGATTTCACTCAGATTGGTGATGTCATTCTCGGCTGTGCAAATCAGTCCGGTGAAGACAACAGAAACGTTGCCCGCATGGCTGCATTGATGGCAGGATTGCCGATCAATGTTCCGGGAGAAACTGTGAACCGACTTTGTGCTTCAGGATTATCTGCAACAGTTGCAGGCGCCCGTGCAATTATGGTTGGCGATGCAGAAATGATAATTGCCGGTGGTGTGGAAAATATGACGCGCGGTCCATGGGTAATGTCGAAGACGAGCACACCGTATGGTCGCGATGCACAATTGTTCGACAGTAGCTTCGGCTGGAGATTCATCAACCCGAAAATGAAAGAACAATTCGGAGTTGATGCTATGGGAGAAACAGCGGAGAATCTTGTCGACCGTGATAAAATCTCACGCGCTGATCAGGATAAATTCAGTTTCAGCAGTCAGCAGAAAGCAAAAGCTGCTCAGGAACGAGGAAGATTCACAAAAGAAATTGTACCCGTAGAAATTCCACAGAAGAAAGGTGAAGTGAAAATGTTTGACAAAGACGAATTCATGAAACCTGATTCATCTCTCGAAGGACTTTCAAAATTAAAGCCTTCTTTCAGAAAAGAAGGAACAGTCACTGCAGGAAATGCTGCCGGTTTAAATGACGGAGCTGCTGCACTTTTACTTGCATCAGAAGCTGCTGTAAAAAAATATAATCTGAAACCACTTGCAAAGATCGTTTCAATGGGAGCGATAGGAGTAGAGCCGCGCATCATGGGAATTGGTCCGGTCGAAGCAGCTAACATTGCTTTGAAGCGTGCAGGAATTTCATGGAACGATATTGACATCATCGAATTAAATGAAGCATTCGCTGCACAATCACTTGCTGTAATTCGTTCATGGGGATTGAAAGATGACGATAAACGAATCAATCCGAATGGTGGTTCAATTGCATTAGGTCATCCGCTAGGAATGAGTGGTGCAAGGATCATCGGTTCTGCCGCTCTTGAATTGCATGAACAAAACAAACGGTATGCACTGGCAACAATGTGTATTGGAGTAGGACAGGGTTATGCAGTTGTGATAGAAAAAGTATAAAGAAATTTCCATGGCAAATATTTTTGAATTCAATGGTTACAAACCTGTCGTACACGAATCATCGTTCATTCATCCGAATGCAACGGTAACGGGAAATGTGATCATTGGAAAAAATGTATATATCGGTCCGGGTGCAGCCATTCGCGGCGACTGGGGTGAAATAATTATCAGTGACGGTTGCAATGTTCAGGAGAATTGTACAATCCATATGTTTCCGGGTGTAACGGTTCTGTTAAAAGAAAATGCTCACATAGGACATGGTGCCATCATTCATGGTGGAACAATAGGAAAAAATGTTCTCGTTGGTATGAATGCCGTTGTAATGGATAATGTAATCGTCGGTGATAATTGCATTATCGGTGCTTTGTGTTTCGTCCCCGATGGAATGGCAATTCCGGAAAGAAAGATCGTAGTCGGTAATCCCGCAAAGATCATCAAAGACGTCAGCGACGATATGATCGAATGGAAAACCAAAGGCACGAAATTGTATCAGGATCTTCCGGCAGAGTTATATGCCACACTGAAGCCGTGTGAACCGTTGCGGGAAGTACCTAAGGACCGGCCGAAACAACAAGATGTTTATCGCACCTTTAAAAGTGAAAAGTGAAAAGTGAAGAGTGAAAAGTGAAAAGTGAAAAGTGAAAAGTGAAAAGTGAAAAGTGAAAAGAGGATAGCCCGGTGAATTCGATTCATCATTTGAAGTAAAATTTATTAAATTGAAATTTAGTAGGTGGTGCTACTCACTACTTAACACTTACTATTTACCCAAAGAAATATGTGCGGAAGATACGTTGTAGTCAGCAAAGTCGAAGTAATTGAAAAACGGTTCAACGTAACTGTTCCCGAACTTCCTTTGAATGTATTGCCGTCTTTTAACATTGGTCCGGGATCAATGGCGCCAGTTATCACGAATGATCAACCAACAAAAGTTCAGTTTTTTCAGTTTGGTTTGACCCCATTCTGGGCGAAGAAAAAAATGTATTTATTCAATGCACGTGCAGAAGGTGATGGAAATAAAGAGAACGATCCGAATTACACAGGAGGAAAAGGAATTATTTCTAAACCATCTTTCAAAAGAGCAATTCGCTCACAACGATGTTTAGTTATCGCTGATGCTTTTATAGAAGGCACCACCAACGAAGGACTCAGTCATCCATATGTCGTATATCTACGCGACCAGCAACGACCATTTGCTTTCGCCGGCATCTGGGAAAAATGGGCTGATCCTGAAACCGGTGATATAACCAATTCATTTGCAATCATAACCACTGTTTCAAATTCATTATTGCAAATGATCCCGCATCATCGTTCGCCTGTTATCCTTTCGCAAAGTCAGGAACGCAAATGGCTGAAAGCAGAACACCTCAACGAGATCACCGGAATGCTCGAACCTTTTCCATCTGACCAGATGAATGCTTATCCCATCGACAGCCGCATAAAAAATCCACGCGCAAATGACAGACAACTCATGGATCCAATCGGCGAACGACTTTTACCGGAAACAGAAACTGTTGTGAAGACTTCGTTGCAGTTGCAGGGGATGTCGTTTGGAAGGGGTTGAATCAAGACAATGGGTTTACCTCTACGATAAAAAACCAAAATTCATTTCAAACCTTTTCTCATTTATTATAAAAATTTCCAATCCCAAATGTTAAATTTTTATCCCAAGGTGTATTTCATTATATAGAATTCTATATTCGCTATTGAATTGCATTTACCCTCCACGTTTTTTGTGTTGCATTTCATTATTTAATTATTCATTTATCATTCTTAATTTTTAATTCTACTACTATGAATACACGTACTCTTTCTATTCGGCTTACTGGCTATTTAATTTTCTTTTCTAGTTTCGATTGCAGTGCACAGAACACCTATCCTGTTATGTCAATGGATGTGGCCACTGAAGCTGTAGGTAACCATCTTACAGCTGACAGTCTTCCAATTTTAACCGACACAACTATTTTCGATGTGGGTATGAACTTGAATTTATACGACACAACGAATATACAAAGTATCGAAGTCAAGATCGGTTCAAGCCCGGGTGCATCTGATGTTTTTTCCCGGAATTTTACATTCGATGTTTCCGGTTCTCTGGGTAGCGGCATTTCCTACTTAAGAGATGAATATGCCATTCATCTTGGTCTTGGAAATCTGCAACAAATGCTTTCTTATTATTCGCAAGTCAGGATCCAGCGAACGGATGGCAGTTACAACACAGCAGTTGTCTTCAATCGTTAATTATTTCACATTTTTTAAAAAACCTCCCTCATGAACTCAAGAACTACCTGGTTGAATAAATTCATCCTAACGATACTTACTTCATTTTTAATTTCAACCTCCCTTCTTGCCGGAAACTATACATGGAATGGCGGAACATCTACTGCTTGGGGCACGAGTACCAATTGGACACCAAATGGTACGCCATCAACGAATGACACCGTAACCATTGTAACCGGCTCCAATAATGTTTACATCGCTGCCAAGACGGAAGTAAAACTGTTGACCATGACCAGCGGTACTTTGAATCTTCAAAGCAATGAACTTTCTGTTGGGGCAAATTCCTTTTTTAATGGTGGAACTGTTACCAATGGACTACTGACATTAATTGGAACTAATCACACTTTTGCAGGATCAACGATCAGTACAAAAGTTAGTGCCAGATGTACAAGAGTATTTTTAAATGGTTCTGTCTTTAATGATAGTTTAAAAATCGTCATTCCTTCAACCGGGAGAGTACATGCAAGCAAAGGAGGAAATACATTCAATGGTCCTGTTTCAATTACGGATAGTGCAATAGCAGGAATCACACTTGCAGATTCACTACCGGATATTTTTAATTCAACCCTGGATCTTTATAATGCTAGTACAGCAAACATCTTCATTGCTCACAAAGCAACAGGATGTCAATTCAATGGAACTGTCAGTTTCAATGGACCGAACATTTATTCTAACTATTATGGCAGTGCTACATACACATCCAATATTATTTTAAATAACGCAAGCGGCAATTTTTTCTTTGGATATTCAACCGGTTCCTGTACACAAACAGCAGGAAATAAAATTAGCATTGGAGGTTCAGGAATGTCATCCGGTCAGTTGTATCTAAGAAATTTCACATCTTTGGATTCTTCATCAAAAATAACACTTAACATGACTGGTACGGCCAAACTTTATTTTGAAAGCGGTTCCGTATTTTACGATTCCATTTCAGCAAGTGTACCTTCTTTGTATTTGAATGGTTCAAAATTTCATGGTGTTACTATTCTTGAAAGTACGGGAAGTTCCAATGTAACTTCAACTGGAGGCTGCAGTTTTTATAATCAGATGAGTTTTGAGAACGATCTAAGCACAAGTGCTATCTATTCTTTCGCTAATGCACAGACAGATACATTTTTAATGTCTTCAAGTTTTACTAACAAAGGCGGTACCTTTACGTTAAACAAAGGATTGTTTTATGGAAAATGCAGCATAGACAATAAAGCAGCCAGTGTAGGAGAGGGGTTTTATATTTCCTCTACCGGAACCTGCACCTTCAAAGATTCTCTTTATTTTATTGAAATCAATAGTCCAGGCGTCCGCTTTGGAAGTAGTGGTGGAATAACTGTACTCGATAGCAATAGTACTTTTGTCACTGAAATCAGTACAGGCGGAATCCTCTTTATGCAGAACGTTACCAAACTCAGTACAAGTACCTTGACAATGGAAGAATCTCCATCTGAGTTAACTCTAACTTCCGGTAATAGTTTCAATGGTAACTTCAATTTTCATGGTAATTCGATTGTCTCAACTGGAACAACATTTAATTCAGCTACAACTTTGAAGATGCATCCCACATCCAATCTTACATTCGGTGGCGGCAACACCTTTAATGGAACAACGATCATTCAGGATTCAAGTTCGACTGCTCACAATACATACCTTGCTAATAGCACAGCTGACGATTACAATGCGAACGTCACCTTCATTCAAAAAGGTACGAGTGTTAACTTATACCCGGCTTATACAAAGAATTCAACTTTCTCAGGTAACATTACAACTGATGGAACTTCATCAATGCAATTTGGTGGAAATGGTGGAACAGTAGTTTTTGATGGTACATCTGCCCAATCAATAAACAGAGGCACAACATCACTTTATCCAACGATAAAAAAACTACAGGTGAATAAGGCAAGTAATTCACTCACCATAAATTCTCCACTTATTGTTTCAGATTCTTTGCAATTAACAAATGGACGAATCAATACCGATACAACCAACTTACTTTCGATTTCACACGGCGGAAAACTAATTGGTGGAAGTGACTCGACTTACATCAACGGCCCGTTAAAGAAAACCGGAAACGCTGCTTTTACTTTTGCAGTGGGTTCTTCTTCTCTTGCATATCCGTATCATCCGCTTGAAATCACTGCGCCAGTTTCGTCTACAGATTCCTACACTGCACAATACTTTCCGACAGGACAAAATTTTGGTTCAGTATCAGATACTTCAGTTGATAATTTAAATGAGTGTCAATATTGGAGGCTGACTCGAAATTCAGGTGTTTCAAAAGTGAAGCTAAAATTAAGTTGGAATAATGACACATGTTTACTACTGTCGCCACAAAATGTTAGAGTGGTTTCTTGGGATAGTATTAAATGGAAAGATCTCGGAAACAGTGGATATTCAGGCGACAGTATCAAAGGTTATACTGCTTCCTCTGATAGTATAGAGAATTCCACCTATGTTACTCTTGCTCTAAGAAAGTGTTTATTCTTTCATTCAACGATAAGTTCTAAGTCTGTATCTTGTGAAGGTCGTTCTGATGGTTTTGGAGAAGTGTCTCTTTACAGAGGCACTCCGCCATATTCATTTAGTTGG comes from the Bacteroidota bacterium genome and includes:
- a CDS encoding transferase hexapeptide repeat family protein; its protein translation is MANIFEFNGYKPVVHESSFIHPNATVTGNVIIGKNVYIGPGAAIRGDWGEIIISDGCNVQENCTIHMFPGVTVLLKENAHIGHGAIIHGGTIGKNVLVGMNAVVMDNVIVGDNCIIGALCFVPDGMAIPERKIVVGNPAKIIKDVSDDMIEWKTKGTKLYQDLPAELYATLKPCEPLREVPKDRPKQQDVYRTFKSEK
- a CDS encoding hotdog fold thioesterase gives rise to the protein MSEESLANKVVSKMYNHDGFSQWLGIERIHVSEGNCTLRMTVRKDMLNGFKIAHGGITYSLADSALAFASNSHGRMAVSVETSISHTKSVKEGDVITAVAEQLSLTDKIGVYSVTIKNQLDETVALFKGTVYRTPKQWEV
- the pcaF gene encoding 3-oxoadipyl-CoA thiolase, whose product is MTNAYIIDYIRTPIGSFAGTLAAIRTDDLAVIVLKEIIKRNPNVDFTQIGDVILGCANQSGEDNRNVARMAALMAGLPINVPGETVNRLCASGLSATVAGARAIMVGDAEMIIAGGVENMTRGPWVMSKTSTPYGRDAQLFDSSFGWRFINPKMKEQFGVDAMGETAENLVDRDKISRADQDKFSFSSQQKAKAAQERGRFTKEIVPVEIPQKKGEVKMFDKDEFMKPDSSLEGLSKLKPSFRKEGTVTAGNAAGLNDGAAALLLASEAAVKKYNLKPLAKIVSMGAIGVEPRIMGIGPVEAANIALKRAGISWNDIDIIELNEAFAAQSLAVIRSWGLKDDDKRINPNGGSIALGHPLGMSGARIIGSAALELHEQNKRYALATMCIGVGQGYAVVIEKV
- a CDS encoding SOS response-associated peptidase yields the protein MCGRYVVVSKVEVIEKRFNVTVPELPLNVLPSFNIGPGSMAPVITNDQPTKVQFFQFGLTPFWAKKKMYLFNARAEGDGNKENDPNYTGGKGIISKPSFKRAIRSQRCLVIADAFIEGTTNEGLSHPYVVYLRDQQRPFAFAGIWEKWADPETGDITNSFAIITTVSNSLLQMIPHHRSPVILSQSQERKWLKAEHLNEITGMLEPFPSDQMNAYPIDSRIKNPRANDRQLMDPIGERLLPETETVVKTSLQLQGMSFGRG
- the radC gene encoding DNA repair protein RadC, whose translation is MENHLSIKSWSEEDRPREKLMLKGRHTLTDAELIAILISTGNQNESAVELARKILQECDNNLNKLSRLNVQELMRLKGIGKAKAITILAALELGKRRKEVQDTKAIQVTGSKDAVDIFQPLLGDLLHEEFWVLFLNRANRIISKQQISTGGMSGTVADPRMIFKAALDQKALSIILCHNHPSGNTQPSTADIQLTKNIVEAGKVLEISVLDHVIITQNGYYSFADEGVI
- a CDS encoding DUF853 family protein, with amino-acid sequence MADFKSTIDSAFAFQGDSILIGTAMLNKEAVVNTHVKWPLNMVSRHGLIAGATGTGKTKTIQHLAESLSEKGVSVLVMDIKGDLSGVARPGTDNPKIAERVAKIGIEWKPKQYPVELMSISGEKGLRLRATVSEFGPLLLSKILELNDNQQGAVTIVFKFCDDHQMPLLDIKDFREVLRYVTSEGKEHIKEYGSISPATAGVIMRKLLELEQQGGSQFFGEKSFEVNDLLRKNSNGHGYINIIRLCDIQDKPKLFSTFMLCLLAEIYKTFPEMGDKAAPKIAIFIDEAHLIFNDATDALMDQLEQVIRLIRSKGVGIYFCTQVPGDIPESVLSQLGSKFQHAMRAFTAKDRKDIKLVAQNYPETEFYKTDSLITEMGIGEAMISVLNEKGIPAPLVHTLLAPPFTRMDILTPEEQNEIVNNSSIARSYNEVIDRSSAYEMLTKKIQGESAPSIEESKKEKSSQKEDEGFDISGRIAAVSKNPVVKQVARELTRGLMGMLFGTKRR
- a CDS encoding 30S ribosomal protein S20 gives rise to the protein MANHKSSIKRIRSNEAKRDTNRYQAKTLRNAIKNFRAVTSKTDATAQLPKLASMLDRLAKKSVIHKNKASNLKSELAIHLTHLK
- a CDS encoding 3-hydroxybutyryl-CoA dehydrogenase, translated to MKELSKNSIIGVIGAGTMGAGIAQVAATAGHSTILLDTNHTVLKKAEESLKATFVKLVEKGKFTTEQVSEIINRIKFSSALMDFGKCDLIIEAIVEDLAVKQSVFAEIESIVSDDCIIASNTSSLSITSIAAACKHPQRIIGIHFFNPAPLMPLVEVIPSITTDELLAEKIKSFLSGWKKTIVIAKDTPGFIVNRLARSYYGESIRIYEEGWEGIPSGTKGFATIDWALKEIGGFKMGPFELMDLIGNDINYKVTETVWTQFFYDARYKPSLTQKRLFEAKRFGKKSGAKKRNSIHKKIQL